Proteins co-encoded in one Sporosarcina sp. FSL K6-1522 genomic window:
- the plsY gene encoding glycerol-3-phosphate 1-O-acyltransferase PlsY, with the protein MELILLLLIAYLLGSIPSGLWVGKLFYNTDIREHGSGNLGGTNTFRILGKKAGLAVTLLDILKGTAAVLLVLLPIFANVNINPLILGVLAVIGHMYPVFARFKGGKAVATSGGVLLGYNWPVFVIVFITFFIVLKLTKMVSLSSMIVAVVGFLYSILHYFRTGDFYLIILIGLFGSFIFYRHRANIGRIKAGTEPKVKWL; encoded by the coding sequence ATGGAACTTATTTTACTTTTACTCATCGCTTATTTACTTGGGTCGATTCCTTCGGGACTGTGGGTCGGCAAACTGTTTTACAATACGGATATCCGCGAACATGGTAGCGGTAATCTTGGCGGAACAAACACTTTCCGTATACTCGGAAAAAAAGCAGGACTTGCAGTGACCTTACTCGATATTCTGAAAGGCACCGCCGCTGTCTTGTTAGTACTCCTACCAATTTTCGCAAACGTCAACATCAACCCGCTCATTTTAGGCGTATTAGCGGTAATCGGGCATATGTATCCGGTTTTCGCTCGTTTCAAAGGTGGAAAAGCTGTTGCAACGTCTGGTGGCGTGTTACTTGGTTATAACTGGCCAGTCTTCGTCATCGTATTCATTACGTTCTTTATCGTTTTGAAGTTAACGAAAATGGTGTCACTTAGTTCGATGATTGTAGCCGTTGTCGGGTTTTTGTATAGCATTTTACATTACTTCCGTACAGGCGATTTCTATTTAATCATTCTTATTGGTTTATTCGGTTCCTTCATTTTCTATCGCCACCGTGCCAACATTGGACGCATCAAGGCGGGAACTGAGCCAAAAGTAAAGTGGTTGTAA
- a CDS encoding NlpC/P60 family protein — protein sequence MKKRLVTATLIIGISLGTVGVPSLNPVHVSAATVTQNNQSAVEAKADQLIQTAKSLIGKATYSNTEYKPTAPYKFSCATFLMYIFEKNGVDLATYNEDYMMQQGTYVARNQLQKGDLLFFSSKGTKTPDHVAMYIGDNKVIQMADPTQKIVISDLNSKPYYKDSYITARRVLPSLLPSNPATKGDNIVGLSYDLMNKVTMGTVNDEKAMKFTGGGFVNYVYNKNGVTLGSTNLNDQMKVGTTVSRANLKKGDLIFFSNAIGSKTPGLVAIYAGDHRIIIPNSNGILTRVLFVDYYDQRFITAKRVLTDNNTSIVAPPAASTSSADKLVNFASSLIGKAKFGYGYDEKNLTFTGAGFTYYVYKNQGIDLKYKTASQQAQIGKVVQKANLQKGDLLLFSTDNKGAKMTQTGVYMGGNQFISLSTSGSVMKESLNSDWAKKNYISARRVL from the coding sequence ATGAAAAAACGTTTAGTTACAGCTACACTAATTATCGGCATCAGTTTAGGCACAGTAGGCGTACCTTCCCTGAATCCAGTACATGTATCAGCAGCAACAGTAACCCAGAACAATCAATCGGCAGTTGAAGCAAAGGCGGATCAACTAATTCAAACTGCTAAGAGCTTAATCGGGAAAGCTACCTACAGCAATACCGAATATAAGCCTACTGCCCCTTACAAATTCTCTTGTGCAACTTTTCTTATGTATATTTTCGAAAAAAACGGCGTTGATCTAGCGACGTATAATGAAGATTATATGATGCAACAAGGCACTTACGTAGCAAGGAATCAACTACAAAAAGGGGATCTACTTTTCTTCTCTAGCAAAGGAACGAAGACGCCGGATCATGTAGCGATGTATATCGGTGATAATAAAGTGATTCAAATGGCAGACCCAACACAAAAGATTGTGATTTCTGATTTAAACAGCAAACCTTATTATAAAGACAGTTACATTACGGCCCGAAGAGTTCTGCCAAGTTTACTCCCTTCAAATCCTGCAACTAAAGGGGATAACATTGTTGGCCTTTCTTATGATTTAATGAATAAAGTCACAATGGGCACTGTTAACGATGAAAAAGCAATGAAGTTTACAGGCGGAGGATTCGTTAACTATGTATATAACAAAAATGGGGTAACGCTTGGGTCGACCAATCTTAACGACCAAATGAAGGTAGGAACAACCGTCTCACGAGCGAACTTGAAGAAAGGTGACTTGATTTTCTTCAGTAATGCGATTGGATCAAAAACACCAGGTTTAGTCGCGATTTACGCAGGAGATCACAGGATTATTATTCCGAATTCGAACGGAATCCTCACTCGTGTTCTTTTCGTTGACTATTACGATCAACGTTTTATAACAGCAAAACGTGTTTTGACTGACAATAATACATCGATCGTCGCGCCGCCTGCCGCTAGTACATCATCGGCTGATAAACTCGTCAATTTCGCATCCAGTCTGATAGGGAAAGCGAAATTTGGTTATGGATATGATGAAAAAAACTTAACATTTACGGGAGCTGGCTTTACGTATTATGTGTATAAAAACCAAGGCATTGACCTGAAATATAAAACAGCAAGTCAACAAGCGCAAATCGGGAAAGTAGTTCAAAAAGCCAACCTTCAAAAGGGCGATCTTTTGCTCTTCTCAACGGACAATAAGGGAGCTAAAATGACGCAAACTGGGGTGTACATGGGAGGTAACCAATTTATTTCCCTTTCTACTTCTGGTTCAGTTATGAAAGAGAGTCTCAACTCCGATTGGGCTAAGAAAAACTATATTTCAGCACGTCGTGTACTTTAA
- a CDS encoding MFS transporter — translation MWRNRNVWIILTGEMIAGLGLWTGIIGNLEFLQEKIPSDFVKALILSVGLLAGIIVGPLAGKVIDRSRKKTVLLVSGLGRVISVIFMLIAISTESVWWMLAFVVSIQLAATFYFPALQATIPLVVKDDDLLVMNGLHMNVSTIARVAGTALAGIMLVYWSLMSLYWASMIAYGAILFFTWMLQIDEGERREAKVKTVGSKGGFMEVFPVLQAYPAVGMTLVMTLIPLLFLGSFNLVVINISIIQDSASIKGLIYTFEGLAFMVGSFTVKYISSRWNTTTILFFFASMVAVAEFMLFFADSAVITLGAFAVLGFSLGCFFPTAMVVFQKQMPKEYHGRFFSFRNMLERVMFQVVLLSAGAFLDIIGLQTMVIVFGMISLSMTALFFVQMKRRNIVLEQSNQNTAESI, via the coding sequence ATGTGGAGAAATCGCAATGTTTGGATCATTTTAACGGGAGAAATGATAGCGGGTTTAGGGTTATGGACAGGCATCATTGGCAATTTGGAATTTTTGCAGGAGAAGATTCCATCCGATTTTGTAAAAGCGCTCATTTTATCAGTCGGTTTGCTGGCAGGTATCATAGTGGGGCCACTAGCGGGGAAGGTAATTGATCGTTCTAGGAAAAAGACCGTGTTGCTAGTATCTGGCTTAGGACGAGTGATTAGTGTGATTTTTATGCTCATCGCAATCTCAACGGAATCGGTTTGGTGGATGTTGGCCTTTGTTGTAAGTATTCAATTAGCAGCTACCTTTTATTTTCCGGCGCTTCAGGCAACGATTCCGCTCGTTGTGAAGGATGATGACTTGCTCGTTATGAACGGTCTGCATATGAATGTATCGACCATTGCACGGGTCGCTGGGACAGCATTAGCGGGCATCATGCTCGTTTACTGGTCGCTAATGTCACTTTACTGGGCATCGATGATTGCCTACGGTGCCATATTGTTCTTTACATGGATGTTACAGATTGATGAAGGAGAGAGAAGAGAGGCAAAAGTGAAGACTGTTGGGAGCAAAGGGGGCTTCATGGAAGTCTTTCCAGTGTTACAAGCGTATCCAGCAGTCGGCATGACGCTTGTAATGACGCTGATCCCTTTACTATTTCTCGGTTCCTTCAATCTAGTCGTCATCAATATTAGTATTATCCAAGATTCTGCGTCCATTAAAGGACTCATTTATACATTTGAAGGGCTTGCGTTTATGGTTGGTTCGTTTACAGTGAAGTATATTTCATCGAGGTGGAACACGACAACGATTCTCTTTTTCTTTGCCAGCATGGTAGCTGTAGCGGAGTTCATGTTGTTTTTTGCTGATAGTGCAGTCATTACGCTAGGCGCATTTGCCGTGTTAGGCTTTTCACTCGGTTGCTTTTTCCCAACAGCAATGGTCGTTTTTCAGAAGCAGATGCCAAAGGAGTACCACGGGCGATTTTTCTCCTTCCGCAATATGTTGGAACGGGTTATGTTTCAAGTGGTCTTATTATCAGCAGGCGCATTCCTCGATATTATTGGGCTTCAAACGATGGTTATCGTGTTTGGGATGATTAGTTTAAGCATGACGGCATTATTTTTCGTGCAGATGAAAAGAAGAAATATTGTATTAGAACAATCAAACCAAAATACCGCAGAAAGCATCTGA
- a CDS encoding rRNA methyltransferase codes for MWKLVDGRLVQTTDTARTNFVTNISQSILEELRSVARENDTHVNYLIESGLQSLLSENQISYNKDTRPKDRIAFNTSCDKELLNEVKQFAKAHKLFLNDVIEYSIRFIDIQTAKKSSHRYRIEL; via the coding sequence TTGTGGAAGCTTGTAGATGGAAGATTGGTTCAAACAACGGACACAGCAAGAACCAATTTCGTCACTAATATCAGTCAATCAATATTGGAAGAGCTTAGATCCGTTGCGAGAGAAAATGATACACATGTTAACTATTTAATTGAAAGCGGATTACAGTCTTTATTGTCCGAAAATCAAATCTCATACAATAAGGATACCCGGCCAAAAGATCGAATTGCATTCAATACTAGCTGCGATAAAGAACTGCTTAATGAGGTTAAGCAATTTGCCAAAGCACATAAGTTATTTCTAAACGATGTGATTGAATACAGCATTCGGTTCATAGATATTCAAACTGCCAAGAAATCGAGTCATAGATACAGGATAGAGCTATGA
- the parE gene encoding DNA topoisomerase IV subunit B, with amino-acid sequence MTKQQETYKYDDDSIQVLEGLDAVRKRPGMYIGSTDSRGLHHLVYEIVDNAVDEALAGFGSEVDVTLHKDGSVSVRDYGRGMPTGTHATGKSTVEVILTVLHAGGKFGQGGYKTSGGLHGVGASVVNALSEWLEVTIFRDGKKFRQRFEKGGKPVTELEQIGTTREKGTRIHFKPDATIFSTLKYQYDTLSERLRESAFLLKGLKIELKEEGTDKHDVFHYETGIEAFIAYLNEEKDVLHNVAYLDGESDGIEVEFAFQFSDGYSETILSFVNNVRTKDGGTHETGAKAAMTRVFNEYARKTGLLKEKDKNLEGADIREGISAIVSVRIPEEILQFEGQTKGKLGTSEARGITDSIVSQNLFYYLEENAELSASLVRKAIRAQQAREAARKAREDARSGKKRKRADTLLSGKLTPAQSRNAAKNELYLVEGDSAGGSAKQGRDRVFQAILPLRGKVLNTEKAKLEDIMKNEEINMIIHAIGGGVGSDFQIEDIAYDKVIIMTDADTDGAHIQVLLLTFFYRYMKPLIEAGKVYIALPPLYKVFKGVGKSEKLAYAWTEADLDEAMKKVGKGYMLQRYKGLGEMNADQLWDTTMNPETRTLIRVTIEDGAKSERRVTTLMGDKVEPRRRWIEDNVDFGMEEEQNILDNEFLHVEGDFE; translated from the coding sequence TTGACGAAACAACAGGAAACATATAAATACGATGACGATTCGATCCAAGTACTCGAAGGGCTAGATGCGGTTCGTAAACGGCCAGGGATGTACATAGGATCTACTGATTCACGTGGGCTTCACCATTTGGTGTATGAGATTGTCGATAATGCAGTTGATGAGGCATTAGCAGGATTTGGTTCTGAAGTGGATGTCACACTTCATAAAGACGGTAGTGTCAGTGTCCGTGACTATGGACGAGGGATGCCGACGGGAACGCATGCAACGGGAAAATCGACGGTAGAAGTCATCTTGACCGTTCTTCATGCCGGAGGGAAATTTGGCCAGGGTGGCTATAAAACAAGTGGTGGACTCCATGGTGTTGGTGCATCTGTCGTGAATGCATTGTCCGAATGGCTCGAAGTAACGATTTTCCGAGACGGTAAAAAATTTCGTCAGCGCTTTGAAAAAGGTGGGAAACCCGTTACAGAACTTGAGCAGATTGGAACCACGAGAGAAAAAGGCACGCGTATTCATTTCAAACCGGATGCAACGATTTTTTCAACATTGAAATACCAATATGATACGTTAAGTGAACGGTTGCGTGAATCTGCTTTCTTGCTAAAAGGCTTAAAAATTGAGCTGAAGGAGGAAGGTACGGATAAGCACGACGTTTTTCATTATGAAACAGGTATCGAGGCTTTTATCGCTTATTTGAACGAAGAGAAGGACGTCCTGCATAATGTCGCGTATTTAGACGGAGAATCCGACGGAATTGAAGTCGAGTTTGCTTTTCAATTCAGCGATGGCTATTCAGAAACCATTTTGTCATTCGTCAATAATGTGCGGACAAAAGATGGTGGTACACATGAGACAGGCGCAAAAGCAGCGATGACACGTGTCTTTAATGAATATGCAAGAAAGACAGGCTTATTGAAAGAGAAAGACAAGAATCTCGAGGGTGCGGATATCCGAGAAGGAATCTCGGCGATTGTATCGGTTCGGATACCGGAGGAAATTTTGCAATTTGAGGGGCAGACGAAGGGCAAGCTTGGGACGAGTGAAGCACGTGGCATTACTGACTCCATCGTGTCTCAAAATTTATTCTACTACCTGGAAGAAAATGCGGAGTTAAGTGCATCTCTCGTTCGAAAAGCCATCCGTGCACAGCAAGCACGAGAGGCGGCACGAAAAGCAAGGGAAGATGCACGTTCCGGAAAGAAACGCAAAAGAGCAGACACGCTCCTATCTGGAAAATTAACACCCGCTCAATCACGAAATGCGGCGAAAAATGAACTGTACCTTGTCGAGGGTGATTCTGCAGGCGGTTCTGCTAAACAGGGACGTGACCGCGTTTTCCAAGCGATTTTGCCTCTGCGAGGGAAAGTGCTGAACACAGAAAAAGCGAAACTCGAAGATATTATGAAAAATGAAGAAATTAATATGATCATTCATGCGATAGGTGGCGGCGTGGGTTCTGATTTCCAAATCGAAGATATCGCATACGATAAAGTGATCATTATGACGGATGCGGATACGGACGGCGCGCATATTCAAGTATTGCTGTTGACGTTCTTCTACCGCTATATGAAGCCACTTATCGAAGCAGGTAAAGTATATATTGCGTTACCACCATTGTATAAGGTCTTTAAAGGGGTAGGGAAGAGTGAGAAACTTGCTTATGCATGGACAGAAGCTGATTTGGATGAAGCCATGAAAAAGGTCGGGAAAGGCTATATGCTGCAGCGCTATAAAGGGCTTGGTGAGATGAATGCCGACCAGCTATGGGATACGACAATGAATCCAGAAACACGTACGTTAATTCGAGTGACGATTGAAGATGGTGCTAAATCAGAACGTCGCGTCACGACGCTTATGGGTGATAAAGTAGAGCCAAGACGACGCTGGATTGAAGACAATGTCGATTTCGGCATGGAAGAGGAACAGAATATTTTAGACAATGAATTTTTGCACGTCGAGGGGGACTTTGAATGA
- the murF gene encoding UDP-N-acetylmuramoyl-tripeptide--D-alanyl-D-alanine ligase codes for MKPLLVKDIRELLQGELISGSENWQVKDAIYYKRHDLTEQHTLLFVSRSDSVNWQEINQKGPSLVISDKPLSELKNALSNTTVIKVASLVQSYWKFIKYYRGLFTIPVVTITGTCGKTTTKDMITHMLSKERNVQASVSSKNEPRRSLPYLMGIDDQTEAAVFEHGLGNSGNITHQCMIYQPTIGIITTIGVHHLDGCKNLEGYIRAKAEIVDGIKKGGTLILNADDINTRKIPLQAFEGKIVYFGVGMRADFRASTIQFANHGMTFQLHYNKKTYEAFIPGYGEHQVYNALAALAAVNEMGMDLNEAISYLATFKNMTRHLEFSNGVGGSTIIDDTWTNNPTSVEAALKVLDSIGQGKNVILVLGDINRLGQFEKKYHREIGRLVAKRNVHTLITIGSKAEEIARQAIRDGSTATIHMFKEVKGLKELLDPILDSEAILLIKGPMSSRSMIDFANSLKLNP; via the coding sequence TTGAAACCTTTACTAGTGAAAGATATTCGAGAATTACTTCAAGGTGAATTGATTAGTGGTTCGGAAAACTGGCAGGTCAAGGATGCTATTTATTATAAACGCCATGATCTAACGGAGCAGCATACACTGCTATTTGTTAGTAGAAGCGACTCTGTTAATTGGCAGGAAATTAATCAGAAAGGCCCTTCTCTTGTGATATCAGATAAGCCTTTATCAGAGCTGAAAAATGCCTTGTCAAATACGACTGTCATTAAAGTGGCTAGCCTTGTTCAATCCTATTGGAAATTTATCAAGTACTATCGTGGTCTTTTTACGATACCCGTCGTTACAATTACGGGAACATGTGGGAAAACAACAACGAAAGATATGATTACCCATATGTTAAGTAAGGAGCGCAATGTCCAAGCTTCTGTCAGCAGTAAAAATGAACCGAGAAGATCACTCCCTTATTTGATGGGGATTGATGATCAGACAGAGGCGGCAGTTTTTGAGCATGGGCTAGGAAATTCGGGTAATATCACCCATCAGTGCATGATTTACCAGCCTACGATTGGAATCATTACGACAATCGGTGTGCATCATTTAGATGGCTGTAAAAACCTAGAAGGTTATATTCGTGCGAAAGCAGAAATAGTAGATGGAATAAAGAAAGGCGGTACATTGATTCTAAATGCAGATGACATAAATACGAGAAAGATTCCTTTGCAAGCATTCGAAGGAAAGATTGTCTATTTTGGAGTTGGCATGCGTGCAGACTTTAGAGCTTCGACAATTCAATTTGCAAATCATGGAATGACTTTTCAACTTCACTATAACAAAAAGACATACGAAGCTTTTATACCTGGATACGGGGAACACCAAGTCTACAACGCACTTGCTGCGCTAGCGGCTGTAAACGAGATGGGGATGGACCTAAACGAAGCGATTTCTTATCTCGCAACGTTTAAAAACATGACGAGACATTTGGAATTTTCCAATGGGGTAGGCGGCAGTACAATTATTGATGATACATGGACAAATAACCCGACTTCTGTGGAAGCTGCATTAAAAGTTCTCGATTCAATTGGTCAAGGGAAAAATGTCATTCTTGTATTGGGGGACATTAATCGATTAGGGCAGTTTGAAAAGAAATATCATCGCGAAATAGGCCGTTTGGTTGCTAAGCGCAACGTTCACACATTAATTACGATAGGCAGCAAGGCAGAAGAAATAGCAAGACAAGCGATTCGCGATGGCAGCACAGCAACGATCCATATGTTTAAAGAGGTCAAAGGGCTGAAAGAGTTGCTAGACCCTATTCTTGATAGTGAGGCGATTCTGCTTATAAAGGGACCCATGTCAAGCCGATCCATGATTGACTTTGCGAATAGTTTAAAATTGAATCCATGA
- the parC gene encoding DNA topoisomerase IV subunit A yields MTLQERYQDLPLEEVIGDRFGRYSKYIIQDRALPDARDGLKPVQRRILYAMFHEGNTHEKAFRKSAKTVGNVIGNYHPHGDSSVYEAMVRMSQDWKLRHMLIEMHGNNGSVDGDSAAAMRYTEARLSAIAGEMLRDIGKDTVDFIPNFDDTEPEPTVLPSRYPNLLVNGSTGISAGYATDIPPHALHEVLDAVLMKMDKPNVTVDELMTVMKGPDFPTGGIIQGTSGIKTAYETGKGRFIIRAKTAIEPLKGGKSQIVVTEIPYDVNKANMVKKMDELRLDRKLDGIADVRDESDRTGLRVVIELKKDIDGNGILQYLLKNTDLQVTYNFNMVAIADRRPKLMSLPMLLDAYIGHQKEVVTRRSQYDIQKAKDRLHIVEGLMHALSILDEVIKTIRESKDKRDAKNNISGKFGFSEIQAEAIVSLQLYRLTNTDITELRQEETELRKLIEQLDAILKSDKKLSAVIKKELLVIRKQFAEPRRSVIEEKIEEIKVDLDILVPSEEVIVSVTKDGYVKRTSVRSYGASNGLGYEMKESDYSLLEAPMNTQHHLLLFTSAGNYLYQPVYELPDIKWKDLGQHISSIIALEQNETIVAAIGIERFDEDAFILTTTQNGAVKLSKLADYHVQRYSRTFKAMGVKKGDAMVDARLVKGHEDLLLLTHQAYALRFPLSELSATGIRTAGVKGINLKTDDYVVAMEVIQDDGASILLATQRGTVKRMGLKELEPASRAQRGVVVLKELKSNPYRVAGAKMVTTDEIIVLATDKGNKLAIVAGTLRPVDRYSNGSTTVDEKKDGMITHIYKDPKAEIE; encoded by the coding sequence ATGACTTTACAAGAACGTTACCAAGATCTGCCCTTGGAAGAAGTAATCGGTGACCGTTTTGGACGTTATAGTAAATACATCATACAGGATCGGGCATTACCTGACGCACGCGATGGGCTAAAGCCTGTTCAGCGCCGTATTTTATATGCCATGTTCCACGAAGGCAATACGCATGAAAAAGCATTCCGTAAATCCGCTAAAACGGTCGGGAACGTTATCGGGAATTACCATCCTCATGGTGATTCGTCGGTTTATGAAGCGATGGTACGTATGAGCCAGGATTGGAAACTGCGTCATATGCTCATTGAAATGCATGGTAATAATGGATCTGTCGATGGTGATTCAGCAGCAGCCATGCGGTATACGGAAGCACGATTGTCTGCTATTGCGGGGGAAATGCTACGTGATATCGGGAAAGACACGGTCGATTTTATTCCAAACTTTGATGATACGGAACCGGAGCCGACTGTTCTGCCTTCTCGTTACCCGAATTTGCTAGTCAATGGTTCAACGGGAATTTCTGCGGGCTATGCGACTGATATACCACCACATGCATTGCATGAAGTATTGGATGCTGTACTGATGAAGATGGACAAACCGAATGTCACGGTCGATGAATTGATGACGGTTATGAAAGGACCTGATTTCCCAACTGGCGGTATCATTCAAGGAACAAGCGGTATTAAAACAGCTTATGAAACAGGAAAAGGCCGTTTCATTATCCGTGCAAAAACAGCGATTGAACCGTTAAAAGGCGGGAAATCACAAATTGTTGTGACGGAGATCCCTTATGATGTCAATAAGGCCAATATGGTGAAGAAAATGGATGAGCTGCGTCTAGATCGTAAATTAGACGGTATTGCGGATGTTCGGGACGAATCGGATCGGACAGGTTTACGCGTAGTGATCGAACTTAAAAAAGACATCGATGGCAATGGAATTTTACAATACTTGCTTAAAAATACAGATCTACAAGTGACGTATAACTTTAATATGGTTGCGATTGCTGATCGAAGACCGAAACTGATGTCATTGCCAATGCTACTAGACGCTTATATCGGACACCAAAAGGAAGTCGTGACACGCAGGTCTCAATACGATATTCAAAAAGCAAAAGATCGTCTGCATATTGTAGAAGGGCTTATGCATGCCTTATCGATTCTAGATGAAGTGATTAAAACCATTCGTGAATCAAAAGATAAGCGTGATGCGAAAAACAATATTAGCGGGAAATTTGGCTTTTCGGAAATTCAGGCGGAGGCAATTGTATCACTGCAATTATATAGACTGACGAATACGGATATTACCGAGCTAAGGCAGGAAGAGACAGAGCTTAGGAAGCTGATTGAACAATTGGATGCGATTTTAAAAAGCGATAAAAAATTGTCAGCTGTTATCAAAAAAGAATTACTGGTCATTCGAAAACAGTTTGCAGAACCTCGTCGATCGGTTATCGAGGAGAAAATCGAAGAAATCAAAGTCGACCTTGATATTTTAGTGCCAAGCGAAGAAGTCATCGTCTCCGTAACGAAAGACGGCTACGTAAAGCGCACGAGCGTCCGTTCTTACGGGGCTTCAAACGGTTTAGGGTATGAGATGAAGGAATCTGATTACAGCCTGTTAGAAGCGCCTATGAACACGCAACATCACTTGCTGTTGTTTACATCAGCAGGGAATTATTTGTACCAGCCGGTTTATGAGTTACCGGATATTAAGTGGAAAGATCTTGGCCAACATATTTCGAGTATCATTGCGTTGGAGCAGAATGAGACAATTGTGGCGGCAATTGGGATTGAGCGTTTTGATGAGGATGCATTTATTTTGACAACAACTCAAAATGGCGCGGTTAAATTATCCAAGCTGGCTGATTATCATGTGCAGCGCTATTCTAGGACCTTTAAAGCGATGGGCGTTAAAAAAGGTGATGCCATGGTAGACGCAAGGCTTGTCAAAGGGCATGAAGACCTTCTATTGCTTACGCATCAAGCCTATGCACTGCGTTTCCCACTTTCGGAGTTATCGGCAACAGGTATACGTACGGCAGGTGTAAAGGGTATTAACTTAAAAACGGATGACTATGTTGTAGCAATGGAAGTTATACAAGATGATGGAGCTTCTATACTGTTAGCGACACAGCGCGGAACGGTGAAACGGATGGGCTTAAAAGAGTTAGAGCCAGCTTCACGTGCACAGCGTGGTGTTGTTGTGTTAAAAGAGTTAAAATCGAATCCGTACCGCGTTGCCGGAGCCAAGATGGTGACGACGGATGAAATCATTGTATTGGCAACGGACAAGGGAAATAAGCTTGCTATTGTTGCAGGAACGCTTCGTCCGGTCGATCGTTATTCCAACGGTAGCACGACAGTGGATGAGAAGAAAGACGGCATGATTACACATATTTATAAAGACCCGAAAGCAGAAATTGAATAA
- a CDS encoding HesB/YadR/YfhF family protein, protein MEIVLSNEALQWFTDEMDVKTGDSIQFFARYGGASPLHDGFSLGVRMESPDEAAVITERDGVRYYIESRDEWYFLEHDLHVNVDPKLNELIYSYEKA, encoded by the coding sequence ATGGAAATTGTCTTATCGAATGAAGCATTGCAGTGGTTTACAGATGAAATGGATGTTAAGACTGGCGACAGTATTCAATTTTTCGCTAGGTACGGTGGAGCAAGCCCACTACATGATGGTTTTTCACTCGGCGTCAGAATGGAATCGCCAGACGAAGCGGCTGTCATAACGGAGCGCGACGGTGTGCGGTACTATATCGAAAGTCGTGATGAATGGTATTTCCTTGAACATGACTTACATGTCAACGTCGATCCCAAATTGAACGAACTGATTTATTCATACGAAAAAGCGTGA
- a CDS encoding Fic family protein: MVNEPDWDSLEHAAKSLAYFKAELNMLHPFREGNGRTTRIFLQAFAKSKQFFWAYDKMDRDEYMQAMIRSITSEELLEQLFLNTLTFIA; the protein is encoded by the coding sequence TTGGTCAATGAACCTGACTGGGACTCCCTTGAGCATGCTGCGAAAAGCTTGGCTTATTTCAAAGCCGAATTGAATATGTTACATCCATTTCGTGAAGGTAACGGGCGCACAACACGTATTTTTCTACAAGCCTTTGCAAAGTCAAAACAATTCTTTTGGGCATACGATAAAATGGATCGCGATGAATATATGCAGGCGATGATTCGTTCTATAACGAGTGAAGAGTTACTCGAGCAACTTTTCTTAAATACGTTAACATTCATAGCATAA